The Archangium primigenium genomic interval ACGCGGCGCCCGCCAGGTCGCGGGTGCCCTGGACGATGATGGCCAGGTCCGCGCCATTCTCGGGTTGCTGGCCGGCGAGCTTCACCCCCGACTGGGTGTTGGAGTCCGAGTCGAACAGCAGGGTGGCGTTGGCGCACCGCATGCCGCACTCCGGCCCGAAGGGGGCCTTGTTGAAGCGCAGCTTCAGCGCGATGTCGCTGCCCTGGGGGCCCACCATGGCCTCCACCACCACGGGCCGCTCCTCTCCCTGGGTGGGGGTGAAGCGGAAGGTGGAGCGGTCCTTGGCCGCTTCGGCGCCCGGGACGCACAGGAGGAGAGCCAGGGCAAACAGCAGTCGTCTCAAGGGATAGACCTCCTCGATGAAGGGGGCAGGGGGTTGGTTGGTGGGGACTCATTCAACTGCGAAGCCGCGTTCCGTCTCAAGAGCGGCCTGTGGCCCGGGGTTGGGCGTACAGTGCGCGGACTTCACCCGGAGGAGAGCGATGGAAACGCTGTACGTGCGTCAGTTGAAGCTCGGGGCGATGAAGAACTTCGTGTACCTGGTGGGCCCGCGCGACTCCTCGGAGGTGCTGGTGGTGGACGCGGCGTGGGACGTGCCGGCCATCGAGCGGGCCCTCGTCGAGGACGGCAAGCGCCTGGTGGGGGCCTTCGTGTCGCACTGCCACGGCGACCACACCAATGGCCTGCCCGAGCTCCTGTCGCGCCACGACGTGCCCGTCTACGCCCAGCGCGCGGAGCTGGACTTCTCCGCGGACCTGCGCGGCCTGGCGCCCGGCGCCTTGCGGCCCCTGGATCCGGGCGCCGAGCTCACCGTGGGCGGCCGTGTCTTCCAGGCCCTGCACACCCCGGGACACACCCCGGGCTCGCACTGCCTGTTGGCCCAGGACGCGCTCGTGTCCGGGGACACCGTCTTCGTCAACGGCTGCGGCCGGTGCGACATGAAGGGGGGCGATCCCGAGGCCATGTACCGCTCCCTGTCCCAGGTGCTCGCCCGGGTGCCGGACCAGACCCGGCTCCTGCCGGGCCACGACTACGCGGACGTGCCCGTGGAGGCCCTGGGGGAGGTGCGGCGCAACAACCCCTACTTCGGCTTCGGGGACGTGGCCTCCTTCGTGGCCTACCGCATGCGGCCGCGCGGGTAGGACGGCCCCCGGGGGTTTCCCCCGCTGACAGGCTCCGTCCGGGAGGGTAGAAGCGAGGGGCCCCCCCTGCTTTCCCGGAGTCCCCCATGGCGGAGTTCACCCCCGACGTCGACCCGGCAGCGGTCGGCCTGGACGCGCGGCGCCTGTCGCGCATCGACGCGCACCTGCGCCGCTACCTCGACGAGGGCAAGCTCGCGGGCTGCCAGGTGATGGTGTCGCGCCACGGCAAGGTCGCGCACCTGTCCTCGCTGGGGCTCGCGGACCTGGAGACGGGCCGCCCCGTGGAGACGGACACGCTCTGGCGCATCTATTCGATGACCAAGCCCGTCACCTCCGTGGCCGCCATGATGCTCTGGGAGGAGGGCGCCTTCGAGCTCACGGATCCCGTGAGCAAGTGGCTGCCCGAGTTCGCCGCGCCGCGCGTCTACGTCGGCGGTCCGGCGGCCAAGCCCGTCACCGTGCCCGCCACGGAGCCCATCCGGGTGTGGCACCTGCTCACGCACACCGCGGGGCTCACCTACGGCTTCCACAAGGTGCACGTCACCGACGAGCTGCACCGCCTCAAGGGGTTCGAGGTGGGCGTGCCCCCGGGCCTGGACCTCGCCGGGTGCGTGCGCGCGTGGGCGGAGATCCCCCTGTCCTTCCAGCCCGGCGCCGAGTGGAACTACTCGGTGGCCACGGACGTGCTCGGCCGCCTCGTGGAGGTCGTCTCCGGCCAGTCGCTCGACACGTTCTTCGCCGAGCGCATCTTCAAGCCGCTGGGCATGACGGACACCGCCTTCTGGTGCCCCGAGGACAAGCACGGGCGGCTGGCGGCCCTGTACGCGGCGGCCCCGAGCGCGCGGCGGCCCGTGCGCATGGACGCCGTGGGCGAGGCCTTCAAGCGGCCT includes:
- a CDS encoding serine hydrolase domain-containing protein gives rise to the protein MAEFTPDVDPAAVGLDARRLSRIDAHLRRYLDEGKLAGCQVMVSRHGKVAHLSSLGLADLETGRPVETDTLWRIYSMTKPVTSVAAMMLWEEGAFELTDPVSKWLPEFAAPRVYVGGPAAKPVTVPATEPIRVWHLLTHTAGLTYGFHKVHVTDELHRLKGFEVGVPPGLDLAGCVRAWAEIPLSFQPGAEWNYSVATDVLGRLVEVVSGQSLDTFFAERIFKPLGMTDTAFWCPEDKHGRLAALYAAAPSARRPVRMDAVGEAFKRPPTWLSGGGGLVSSTRDYTRFTWMLLNGGELDGVRLLSPRTLDYMTVNHLPGGADLATFGRPLFAETRFDGVGFGLGFAVVLDPVAYRTLSSVGEYQWGGMASTAFWVDPVEQLSVVFMTQLMPSSAYPLRSQLRQLVYQALVD
- a CDS encoding MBL fold metallo-hydrolase; translation: METLYVRQLKLGAMKNFVYLVGPRDSSEVLVVDAAWDVPAIERALVEDGKRLVGAFVSHCHGDHTNGLPELLSRHDVPVYAQRAELDFSADLRGLAPGALRPLDPGAELTVGGRVFQALHTPGHTPGSHCLLAQDALVSGDTVFVNGCGRCDMKGGDPEAMYRSLSQVLARVPDQTRLLPGHDYADVPVEALGEVRRNNPYFGFGDVASFVAYRMRPRG